Proteins encoded together in one Desulfovibrio sp. UCD-KL4C window:
- a CDS encoding response regulator, with protein sequence MNTQIIRVLLVDDERGFTDVLQKRLGKRGLDIMTAFGGTVAIQCLRKNDFDVAILDLKMEDMDGIEVLKIFKKMAPDMPVIMLTGHGSGKAAKEGMAHGAFDYLLKPCDLEELLGKIHQAVKS encoded by the coding sequence ATGAATACTCAGATAATCAGGGTTCTGCTTGTAGATGATGAAAGAGGGTTCACGGATGTCTTGCAGAAGCGGCTCGGAAAACGTGGTTTGGATATTATGACTGCCTTTGGTGGGACTGTCGCAATTCAGTGTTTAAGGAAGAATGATTTTGATGTCGCAATTCTGGATCTTAAAATGGAGGATATGGATGGAATTGAAGTACTTAAAATATTTAAAAAGATGGCTCCGGACATGCCTGTAATCATGCTTACCGGTCATGGATCTGGAAAAGCAGCCAAAGAAGGAATGGCCCACGGGGCTTTTGATTATCTTTTAAAGCCTTGTGATCTGGAAGAGTTACTCGGAAAAATTCATCAGGCAGTTAAAAGCTAA